Proteins found in one Microbacterium sp. SSM24 genomic segment:
- the moaC gene encoding cyclic pyranopterin monophosphate synthase MoaC, whose translation MSFTHLDDSGHARMVDVTQKQPTVRSATARGFVRCSPEVVSALRDGTVPKGDVLAVARIAGIQAAKRTPDLLPLAHVIGVHGAVVDLAIEDDGVAVEATVRTADRTGVEMEALTAVSVAALAVVDMVKALDKATSIERVRIVAKAGGKSGDWVRADEA comes from the coding sequence ATGAGCTTCACGCACCTCGACGACTCCGGCCACGCGCGCATGGTGGATGTCACGCAGAAGCAGCCGACCGTCCGATCGGCGACGGCGCGCGGATTCGTGCGGTGCTCCCCCGAGGTCGTCTCAGCCCTTCGGGACGGCACCGTGCCGAAGGGCGACGTGCTCGCGGTGGCGCGGATCGCCGGCATCCAGGCGGCCAAGCGCACCCCGGACCTCCTGCCGCTGGCGCACGTCATCGGCGTGCACGGCGCGGTCGTCGACCTGGCGATCGAGGACGACGGCGTCGCCGTCGAGGCGACGGTGCGCACGGCCGACCGCACCGGCGTCGAGATGGAGGCGCTGACCGCCGTCTCGGTCGCGGCCCTCGCCGTGGTCGACATGGTGAAGGCGCTCGACAAGGCCACCTCGATCGAGCGCGTGCGCATCGTCGCGAAGGCCGGCGGCAAGAGCGGCGACTGGGTTCGCGCCGACGAGGCGTGA